The Sediminispirochaeta smaragdinae DSM 11293 genome has a segment encoding these proteins:
- a CDS encoding DUF58 domain-containing protein, with amino-acid sequence MDSLELFARIKNLPLVSSRLVEGVLSGNYRSLFKGPGLEFDEVREYAEGDDSRFIDWNVSSRMGQPYVKTFREEREMALFLVIDVSASLGFGNGKLSKQETVATLAALLAFSAVHNNDRVGAAFFSDRIEKWVPPRKGRNQIFRLAGDIMEVEPKGKGSDLALALRGVHESVKRRGICVIISDFRTAPCWREMSLVAKRHDVIAIRIEDPSDKDFPVPGFAQLRDPETDGVLPAFGASSRFRREYREFWETHRIYWDRECRRRGISTLTVSTEDDPIESLFTFFRRRRRR; translated from the coding sequence ATAAAGAACCTTCCTCTTGTCTCTTCCCGACTCGTCGAGGGGGTCTTGTCGGGCAATTACCGGTCGCTGTTCAAGGGACCGGGGCTTGAATTTGACGAGGTTCGGGAATATGCCGAGGGGGATGATTCTCGTTTTATCGATTGGAATGTTTCGTCACGAATGGGGCAGCCCTACGTTAAAACATTTCGGGAAGAGCGGGAGATGGCACTTTTTCTTGTCATTGATGTTTCCGCGTCTTTAGGTTTTGGTAACGGAAAATTGAGCAAGCAGGAGACGGTTGCAACCCTTGCCGCTTTGCTCGCCTTTAGTGCGGTTCATAATAACGACCGAGTTGGCGCGGCCTTTTTTTCCGACCGAATAGAAAAATGGGTCCCTCCCCGAAAGGGTCGCAACCAGATTTTCCGTCTTGCCGGCGATATCATGGAAGTGGAACCCAAAGGGAAAGGATCTGACCTCGCCCTTGCTCTCAGAGGGGTTCATGAGTCTGTAAAACGGCGGGGAATCTGCGTCATCATCAGTGATTTTCGAACTGCGCCCTGCTGGCGGGAGATGAGCCTTGTAGCCAAGCGTCACGACGTTATTGCGATCCGCATTGAAGATCCCAGCGACAAGGATTTTCCCGTACCCGGCTTTGCGCAACTTCGTGATCCCGAAACGGATGGAGTTTTACCCGCTTTCGGGGCATCGTCACGCTTCCGCCGGGAGTATCGGGAGTTCTGGGAAACACATCGCATCTATTGGGACCGGGAATGCCGGAGACGGGGAATCTCAACCCTTACGGTTTCGACCGAGGATGATCCCATTGAGAGCTTATTCACGTTTTTCCGGCGGAGGAGACGGCGGTGA